The nucleotide sequence CTCCTGCGATCTCCTGCGTGGTCTCGTGGCCTCGTCCGGCGACCAGGATCGAATCGCGCGGACCGGCCATGGCGGCCGCCGTGCGGATGGCCGTGGCCCGCGGGTGGATCTCCTCGATCTCGGTGGCCCGCGCCGCGCCCTCGTCGCGGGCCTGGCGGGCTCCGGCGATGACCTCGGCCCGGATCCCGGCGGGGTCCTCGTCGTGCGGGTCGTCGTCGGTCACGATCACCACGTCCGCACCCTGTGCAGCGATGCGGCCCATGAGCGGGCGCTTGGTGGTGTCGCGCTGCCCGGTGGCGCCGAAGACCACGATCACGCGGCCGTCGCCCTCGGGCGGATCGACCGCCTCCAGGGCGCGGGTCAGGGCGTCCGGGTTGTGCGCGAAGTCCACGACGGCGGTCGGCTCGGTGGCGATCAGCTGCATGCGCCCGGGGACATCGGTGGTCAGCGGGTCCTGATCGTCCAGCACGTCCTGCAGCACCTGCAGCGGCACGCCGGAGGCCAGCACCATGACGACGGCCAGTGCGGCGTTGGCCACGTTGAACTCACCGGGCAGCCCGGTCGAGACGCGCAGCCGACGGCCGTCGCGGTGCACCAGCTCGAAGCGGTGCCCCACCCCGCGCCGGGCCAGCGCGCGCAGCGTCCAGTCGGCTCCGTGGCGCTGCGGGCCGGAGTCGCGATCCTCGACGATCCCGCCGCGCAGGGCGATGACCTCGACCTTCTCGGCGCCGAGCTCCTCGCGGGCTCGGCGGGCCATGCGCAGGCCCCACTCGTCCTGGTCATCGGCCACGACGATCACGGCGCGGTCGGTGCGCCGGGCGGTGAACAGCTGGGCCTTGACCTCGAAGTAGGCCTCCATGGACCCGTGCAGGTCCAGGTGGTCCTGAGTCAGGTTGGTGAAGCCGGTGACGTCGTAGTGCACGCCGTCCACGCGGTGGAACTCGAGCGCGTGGGATGAGACCTCCATGGAGGCTCCGGTCATGCCGGCTTCGCGCATCACGGCCAGTAGGGCGTGCACGGACGGCGCCTCGGGCGTGGTCAGCAGCGACGGGATGCGCTGATCGCCGGCCAGGATCTCGATCGTGCCGATCAGCCCAGTGGTGCGGCCCAGGGCCTTCTGGATCGAGTTGAGGAAGTACGTGGTGGTGGTCTTGCCGTTGGTGCCGGTCACGCCGAACAGCGGCATGCGGGCGCGCTCGTCCTCGCTGCCGCCGTAGAGAGCGGCGGAGATCTGCCCCATGTGCTCGCGCGGCACGGCCGCCACGATCACCGGGACGCTGAGAGTGCCCTCGTCGAGCATGAGCTGCAGTCCAGCCCGGTCGGTGAGCACAGCGGCCGCACCGGAGCCGATCGCGGCAGCGGCGAAGCCCGCGCCGTGGAACCGAGCACCGGGAAGGGCCGCGTAGAGGTCGCCCGGCTGCACGGATCGGGAGTCGATGCTGATGCCGCGTACGGAAGCCGGCTCCTGCGCATCGCGGTGCGCCTCCGGGAGCTCCAGTCGCGCGCCGATCAGCTGCGCCAGCTCGGCGGCCGGCAGCGAGGCCGCGCTGCGGGGCCGCAGACGGGCCGCGTCGAGACCGGGCTCGGGCAGGTTCTGCATGTCGTCCTTCCTCGGATCGGCCGGTGGGAGCCGGCCGTTCCCTCGATGCGGGCCCCGTTCGGGACCCATCGGTCGCGGAGGCCGCGCTTCCCCTGCCCGCCGAGGACGCCCGACCTCGAGGACGGCGGGGGAAGAGCCGTATTCCGGACGTGGCGAGTCTAGTCCGGCAACCGAAGCAGCAGGACGAGATCGACCGCGCGGCGTCCACTCAGGCGATGCCGGTCGGCGTGTCCGGCAGATTCTCGTTGCGGTCCTCGTCCTTCCCGTAGAACTTGGGCAGACCGACCGCGCCGCCGGTCGAGGGCTGCACGCCGTAGTGGCGCAGCACCTGGCCCATGATCTGCGAGAAGGCCGCCGACGCCCCGATCGCGGCGACGGCGCCCTGCGGCTTGTGGACGGTGGCGGCCACGACGAACTGCGGGTCCTCCATGGGACCGATGCCCGCGAACGAGGTCGTGTAGCCGTCGTAGCCGCCGTCGGCGCTGGCGGCCTCGGCCGTGCCGGACTTGCCG is from Kocuria palustris and encodes:
- a CDS encoding UDP-N-acetylmuramoyl-L-alanyl-D-glutamate--2,6-diaminopimelate ligase, which codes for MQNLPEPGLDAARLRPRSAASLPAAELAQLIGARLELPEAHRDAQEPASVRGISIDSRSVQPGDLYAALPGARFHGAGFAAAAIGSGAAAVLTDRAGLQLMLDEGTLSVPVIVAAVPREHMGQISAALYGGSEDERARMPLFGVTGTNGKTTTTYFLNSIQKALGRTTGLIGTIEILAGDQRIPSLLTTPEAPSVHALLAVMREAGMTGASMEVSSHALEFHRVDGVHYDVTGFTNLTQDHLDLHGSMEAYFEVKAQLFTARRTDRAVIVVADDQDEWGLRMARRAREELGAEKVEVIALRGGIVEDRDSGPQRHGADWTLRALARRGVGHRFELVHRDGRRLRVSTGLPGEFNVANAALAVVMVLASGVPLQVLQDVLDDQDPLTTDVPGRMQLIATEPTAVVDFAHNPDALTRALEAVDPPEGDGRVIVVFGATGQRDTTKRPLMGRIAAQGADVVIVTDDDPHDEDPAGIRAEVIAGARQARDEGAARATEIEEIHPRATAIRTAAAMAGPRDSILVAGRGHETTQEIAGVDHPLDDRQELRDALHDTQEGRWGRS